ATTCTCTGGCCAGATGCATGGGCTCGTCCCGCTGGACAAACAGGGGAGACCGGTGCGCAAGGCCATCATATGGTGTGACAAGAGGACTAGCCTGCAGGTAGCTGAGGCGAAAGCCTTGGTGGAAAAGCAACACCTAGCCTCGCTTGTCCATAATCCGATTGGGACCGGCTTTTTGGTTCCTTCTTTGCTGTGGTTGAAAGAACATGAGCCAAAGTCCTATGAAAATACTGCCTACCTCATTCTACCCAAGGATTACATTAGGTGTAGGCTCACCGGGAATATCGGAACCGATAGTACCGATGCTTCAGCCACTTTGGCTTTCGATATGCCAAAAGGCTGCTGGTCAGACGAACTTATTGGCTGCTTTGGTTTTTCACGCTCCCTTTTTCCCGACCCGATCGGATACCCTTCGGATATTGCCGGGGAAGTTACAAAAAAGGCTGCAAGCGAGACTGGGTTGAAAGCTGGCACCAAGGTTGTATTTGGCGGTGCTGACCAAGTGATGCAGGCTATTGGAAACGGATTGCTTTGCCCAGGTGAAGTGTCAGTTACTATCGGCACCGGAGGACAGGTGCTTTCCCCGCTGGACAGGCCGCTGAGTGACCCTGCCCAGGTTTCCCATGTGTTCTCCTTTTACAAACCGAGGTCTTGGTATTATCTCGGTGCAACGTTGAGCGGAGGTCTCTCTCTTCGTTGGTTGCGTTCCCTGATCAATACCGATGAGAGCTATAAGGCGATTGATGCTGCTACCTCAAAACTCCCGATCGGGTCTGAAAACCTACTCTTTCTTCCTTACCTCTCCGGTGAGCGAACTCCCTATATGGACAGTAATGCCTGCGGAATGTTCTTTGGGCTGGCGTTGCATCACACGCCTTACCATTTGTTTCGTGCGGTAATGGAAGGGGTGACTTTCTCCATGAAGGATTGCCTCTCTGTCTATGAGCAGAACTTCGGCGGAACATATGCAAGTGTAATTGCTTCAGGCGGAGCTTCCCAGAGCCCTTTGTGGCTTCAGATGCAAGCTGATGTCTTTAATGTCCCTGTCTATAAAGTGGAGATGAAAGAACAGGCAAGCACAGGTGCCGCAATAACAGCCGGGGTAGGGGTCGGAATATATTCTTCTTATCAAGAAGCTTGCTCACGCATTGTAAAGCGGAGCAAAGAGCCGGTGGTACCCAATGGTGAAGCGAATAAAAGGTATGCTGAGCATTACGAGATATATCGCGATCTCTATCAGGCTAACAAAGCTATAATGGCTAGGTTGTCGAATCTTGCCCTGTGAGACATCCCGATGGTAAGCAGGTACTGATTTGTTGGGCTTTTCTTGTCTTTTCGGTCCAGCTTTGTTTTTCTGTTTCAATACTTTTCTTTTCGTTGCAATTTCTTTTGGTGCACTGTGCCAGATAGGCCTCCTGCAAAGCCTCGGCACAGGAATAGCTATTGTTTTGTCCTGCTGCTTCCAGACTGAGAGCTACTGCAATTTCGTCATCGTTGAACGATAGAGGCTGAAGTGGCTGTTTCTGACACAGCGATGGGATCGTACATCGGAAAAATCAAAATATTCCCTAGAGAAGAAATGATGTAAGTTGCAAGTCAGTCCCCTGGAGTCTCTGCAGACTTGCCGCCCATTTTAGGCGATAAACAGCTTGCTCTGTGAACTCTTATATCTTTCACGGAGCTCCTTCAGGGGTTTCAAGAGAAAGGCCGCAATGCTACCTCTGGTAGTTTTTATAAGATACTCTACATGGCAATACCCTGCAAATGTAAAAAATACTATACAATATGTAATACATATATTACAATATGTCTATAAAAACATATACTAATATGCAAGAATCGAGGAGAAAACTGTATGTCATACCAAGAAAAAAGAACCCTTACGAACATGTTTTCGGGGATTGCCGTTCTCGTAGCCTATTATCTATACGCATTTGGGAAATACCAGAGGGGCTTGGTTGAGGCAAGTGATTTGAAATTCTGGGCGGGGACCATGTTGATTTTCATAGGAATCGGGGTTGTCGCTTCCATCCTCATCATGATTCTCTTTCATATACTGTATGCCATCGCACTTGCAGTGAAACAAGGCAATTGTGACGAAAAAAAAATAAACCAGACGCTCGAATCTTCAATGGTCGAAGACGAGATGGATAAACTGATTGAGTTGAAATCATTGCGGATTGGGTTCTTGTTTGCAGGGATTGGATTTGTTGGAGCGTTGGTTTCCCTTATGTTTGAACAACCTCCTATGGTCATGCTTAATCTCCTTTTCTTCTCCTTCAGCGTTGGATCACTATTCGAAGGAGGCCTAAGCCTCTACTACTATAGGAAGGGGCTCTGAAATGGCGAAGAAAATCGAAATCACCAACAATATCAGGACTTTGCGTTTCTTTGCCAAAGAAATGACTCAACAGGAACTGGCAGAGAAAGCTGGAGTCTCCCGGCAGACCATCATAGCGGTAGAGGCAGGGAAATACTCACCTTCCTTGGAGTTGGCTTTTCGCATTGCAAAGGTATTCGGCGTTCAAATCAGTGAGGTTTTCAGCTATGAAGCCAAAGGGGATAGCCAATGAAAGCGGTCATATTCGAGAAATCCAGATCGGCGGCGGCGCTTGTTCTCCGTGATATTGAAAAACCTATCCCCCGCAACCGGGAAGTATTGGTGCGCATCCACGCCTCATCCCTTAATGCACTTGATTATCGAAGCATGCAAATGGGTATCGGTAGCCCGAAAAGCGGAATTTTCGGGGCCGACATTGTGGGCTTGGTGGAGGCGGTAGGACTGGGAGTCACACGGTTCAAACCAGGCGATAGTGTACTTGGTGACATCTCGGATTGTGGGAGCGGCGGTTTTTCCGAATACGTCTCAGTGGTAGAGGATGTGTTGGTCCTGAAACCGGCAGGAGTTCCAGATGAGATTGCTGCTGCGGTTCCGGTAGCTGCCGTAACGGCCTTGCAGGCGGTGCGTGACAAGGGGGCTATGCAACCGGGGTTAAGGGTGCTCATCTATGGGACAAGCGGTGGTGTAGGCACGTATGCTGTCCAATTGGCTGCTTTTTTTGGAGCGCAGGTGACTGCTGTGTGCAGTGCGCGGAACGTAGCTCAGGCCCATAGCCTTGGTGCAAGTGAAGTCATTGATTATGCCCTTGAGGATGTAACTGCGAGCGATAGAAGCTTTGACAGGATAATCGTAATCAACGGCAACCATCTTTTGTCAGCTTACAAGCGAATACTTGCTCCCCACGGAATCTGTGTCATGGTGGGTGGCTCCCTGCGTCAGATTTTTAAAACAATGCTATTTGGGCCTTTTCTGTCAATTGGCAGCAGAAAAATACGGATGTTAGCTGCAAAGTCGAATGTGAAGGATTTGGAATTCGTAATTGGACTGGTTGCAGCCGGCAAGGTCAGACCTGTCATCGATCGGCAATATTCGTTGGAACAGACCTCAGAAGCAATGCAGTACGTGAGTGAAGGGCATGCTCAAGGCAAAGTGATCATCACTATTTGATCGGTGCCTCTGAGAATTCGAGGGGTTTGCCTCGATATTGCTGAAATGTACAAACAGGGCTGGATGGAACCTACCCCAGATTTTGCTTGAAGCGGGTGTATTGGTAACAGGTACCGCTGAAAGGAAAGGATGGACACAATCTCCCTGAGGTCATTCCAGCTGGGAATAAAAAATTGGGACCAGTACAGACTGATCCCAATAAAAATACCGTCAGGGAATTCCCTCTGGTAACGAACGTTTAGAGCAATCCGATTTCCCTGTAGTAGCGAGCCGCTCCCTCGTGGATAGGCAGACCAGCAAGGTCTTTGACTGCGTCTTTCGGGTTTACTTTCTTCAAAGGTGCCTGGGTGGCTTTCAGTTCCTCGAAATTCTCCCAGAAGGACTTGGTCAGCTCATAGATGACATCATCATCAACCCTGGCATCGGTGCAGATGGTGAGTTTGATAGCAGAGGTAAGCACATCGCTGTCCTGTCCGGGATAGGTTCCGGCAGGAATCGTATAGGCACCATACCAAGGATATTTTTCCTGTAGT
The sequence above is a segment of the Sphaerochaeta pleomorpha str. Grapes genome. Coding sequences within it:
- the xylB gene encoding xylulokinase is translated as MTALLGIDLGTSSVRSLVMDEEGHLLALASQEYQFDMPHLNWAEQDPETWWNATVKTLKEVLSKVDPSQVKGIGFSGQMHGLVPLDKQGRPVRKAIIWCDKRTSLQVAEAKALVEKQHLASLVHNPIGTGFLVPSLLWLKEHEPKSYENTAYLILPKDYIRCRLTGNIGTDSTDASATLAFDMPKGCWSDELIGCFGFSRSLFPDPIGYPSDIAGEVTKKAASETGLKAGTKVVFGGADQVMQAIGNGLLCPGEVSVTIGTGGQVLSPLDRPLSDPAQVSHVFSFYKPRSWYYLGATLSGGLSLRWLRSLINTDESYKAIDAATSKLPIGSENLLFLPYLSGERTPYMDSNACGMFFGLALHHTPYHLFRAVMEGVTFSMKDCLSVYEQNFGGTYASVIASGGASQSPLWLQMQADVFNVPVYKVEMKEQASTGAAITAGVGVGIYSSYQEACSRIVKRSKEPVVPNGEANKRYAEHYEIYRDLYQANKAIMARLSNLAL
- a CDS encoding NAD(P)-dependent alcohol dehydrogenase — encoded protein: MKAVIFEKSRSAAALVLRDIEKPIPRNREVLVRIHASSLNALDYRSMQMGIGSPKSGIFGADIVGLVEAVGLGVTRFKPGDSVLGDISDCGSGGFSEYVSVVEDVLVLKPAGVPDEIAAAVPVAAVTALQAVRDKGAMQPGLRVLIYGTSGGVGTYAVQLAAFFGAQVTAVCSARNVAQAHSLGASEVIDYALEDVTASDRSFDRIIVINGNHLLSAYKRILAPHGICVMVGGSLRQIFKTMLFGPFLSIGSRKIRMLAAKSNVKDLEFVIGLVAAGKVRPVIDRQYSLEQTSEAMQYVSEGHAQGKVIITI
- a CDS encoding helix-turn-helix transcriptional regulator, which gives rise to MAKKIEITNNIRTLRFFAKEMTQQELAEKAGVSRQTIIAVEAGKYSPSLELAFRIAKVFGVQISEVFSYEAKGDSQ